Genomic DNA from Pelosinus sp. UFO1:
TCAGGACATAAAATCGTTGCCATAATATTACCGCCAAAAGCAGGACGAGTCCAAGCTACCAAACCGCTGGCTTCGTCAATCCCAAGATTTGTACAGTCAGCAGTCAAACCAGTACCTACCCTGCAAGCTACTCTTGGACCTAAATCTCTCCCATCATTGGTTGCCCCCATGAGGATAACAGCAGGCTTATAGGTGTGAATGAGATCCGTAAGGGTAATCGTATAAGCATCTGTACTATAATGGGCAAATTCTTTGCCTTCTACCAAATAAACCTTGTCAGCGCCGCGGGCAAATACTTCTTTCGTAAGTCCCTCTACATTGCCGCCAATAAGAACTGCCGCTACTTCTTGCCCCATAGCATCCGCAAGCTTACGCCCCTCATTTAATAACTCATAGCCTACATTACGCGCCTGTCCGTCAACTTGCTCAATATAAACCCAAACACCCTTAAATTCATCCTTATTCATCACAACATTTTTCTCTTCTACTTCACGATGAATGGCCCCAACTGGACAAACATCAAGACAAGCTCCGCAGGCAGTACAAGCATCCGTAATCAAGGCTTTACCGTCTTCCATTACAATGGCCCCGAATGGGCAGGTACTTACACAAACACTACAACCAATACATTCTTCTTGCGTTACTTTTACAGCCATTTCTTCACCCCCTGCCTATATAATTTTTATCCCGACGAGTCGTTTAACAAGAGTAGCAGCTGCTTCTCTCGCTGTATCTGCCTGAATGATCTCACCCTGTACACGACGCTCAGGAGTAAAAATACGACGTACTTGTGTCGGCGAACCCTTAAGCCCAAGAGCATTGTGATCCACTTCTACATCCTGTACCGTCCATATAGGTATCTCTTTACGATTGGCTTTCATCGTACCTTTTACCGTAGGATAGCGTGGTTCATTAATCGACTTAACAACGGTTAGTAATACTGGCATTTGTGCCTCGATGACTTCATAACCCTCTTCATGTTCCCGCTCTACGTTTATCTTTTGGT
This window encodes:
- a CDS encoding electron transfer flavoprotein subunit alpha — its product is MAVKVTQEECIGCSVCVSTCPFGAIVMEDGKALITDACTACGACLDVCPVGAIHREVEEKNVVMNKDEFKGVWVYIEQVDGQARNVGYELLNEGRKLADAMGQEVAAVLIGGNVEGLTKEVFARGADKVYLVEGKEFAHYSTDAYTITLTDLIHTYKPAVILMGATNDGRDLGPRVACRVGTGLTADCTNLGIDEASGLVAWTRPAFGGNIMATILCPDHRPQMGTIRPNVFKRAEPDYSRSGEIIKVASKVKDTDIRTKLLDIIRVGTESANLEEAEIIVSGGRGMTKPESFALIEELAHVLGGAVGASRAVVDAGWKPALHQVGQTGKTVGPKVYFACGISGAIQHVAGMSSSDIVIAINKDPEAPIFKIANYGIVGDVMEVIPALIDEIKKIKAAG